Below is a genomic region from Nitrospira sp..
GTTCCGTGGCTTTGCCGTTGGCATCGCGGTGGACGATGACCTCGGGTTGCGAGACCTGGAGTTCGTACCCTTCGCGCCGCATCTGTTCGATCAAGACGCCGAGGTGGAGTTCTCCGCGGCCGGCGACGAGGAACCGGTCGGCGCTGTCGGTTTCATGCACGCGCAAGGACACGTTCGTTTCGAGTTCTTTGAAGAGCCGATCCCGCAAGTGGCGAGACGTCAAATACTTTCCTTCGCGTCCAGCAAACGGGCTGTTATTGACGGAGAAGCTCATTTGGACGGTCGGTTCATCGATCGTCACGCGGGGTAAGGCAATCGGATTTTCCGCATCGGCGATCGTATCACCGATGCTCACCTCATCGAGGCCTGCGACAGCCACGATCTCTCCGGCTGCCGCCTGATCGGCATCGACCCGTTCAAGGCCGGAGTACACAGCCAGGTCGGATACCTTCCCGAGGGTTTGGGCGCCGTCTTTCCCGAGCAGCATGACGGGCTGCCGTCGGGCGATGGAGCCGGATTGAATCTTCCCGATGCCCATCTTGCCTTTGTAGGGATCCTGAACGAGCGCCAGGACCAGAATTTGGAGCGGGGCTTCGGCATTGATGGCCGGTGCGGGAATTTTTTCCAGAACCGTGTCCAGCAACGGCGTAATGTCTGTCCCGGGCTTATTCACATCCAACGTCGCCTGGCCCTTGATGGCGGCGGCATAGACGATTGGGAAGTCGAGTTGTTCGTCGGTGGCGCCCAGGTGGACGAACAGATCGAACGTGCGATTCACGACGTCGTCGATCACGGCATCGGGGCGATCGATCTTATTGATCACGACGATGGCCTTATGCCCGAGTGCGAGCGCCTTGCGCAGCACGAACGTCGTCTGCGGCATGGGCCCTTCTTTGGCGTCGATGAGGATGAGCACGCCGTCGACCATCCGGAGCGTACGCTCGACCTCGCCGCCGAAATCGGCATGTCCCGGCGTGTCGACGATATTGATTTTGACGCCCTTATAGACGACGCTGGCATTTTTCGCTCGGATCGTAATGCCGCGCTCACGTTCCTGATCCATCGAGTCCATGATGCGCTCGCCCATGTCGTCGATCTTGCGATGGACGTGGGTCTGTCGCAACACCGCATCGACCAGGGTGGTTTTGCCGTGGTCGACGTGTGCGATGATGGCGATGTTTCGAATATCGGTGCGACGGTCGTGAGGGGCGCGTAGCTGTGTCATGGTGTTGTGGTCTCGCGGTCAAAAAAAGGCGCCTCGACAGTGAGGCGCAATCGCGCAGTATAGCCGAAGTCTCGTCTCCGGCACAAGACACGATCTCCAGGCCTGTTAGTTTTTTCTTCGAGGCTACTTACTGTGCCAGGACGCGGTTCTCGTCATGGCTCCCCACGTCGCTTTC
It encodes:
- the typA gene encoding translational GTPase TypA, with the translated sequence MTQLRAPHDRRTDIRNIAIIAHVDHGKTTLVDAVLRQTHVHRKIDDMGERIMDSMDQERERGITIRAKNASVVYKGVKINIVDTPGHADFGGEVERTLRMVDGVLILIDAKEGPMPQTTFVLRKALALGHKAIVVINKIDRPDAVIDDVVNRTFDLFVHLGATDEQLDFPIVYAAAIKGQATLDVNKPGTDITPLLDTVLEKIPAPAINAEAPLQILVLALVQDPYKGKMGIGKIQSGSIARRQPVMLLGKDGAQTLGKVSDLAVYSGLERVDADQAAAGEIVAVAGLDEVSIGDTIADAENPIALPRVTIDEPTVQMSFSVNNSPFAGREGKYLTSRHLRDRLFKELETNVSLRVHETDSADRFLVAGRGELHLGVLIEQMRREGYELQVSQPEVIVHRDANGKATEPYEELTIQVPETYQGTVIEEMGKRRGELRHMRLIHSDVGTSEMHLEYHIPTRGIMGLKNLLLAKTRGTIIMHHVFAAYEPAEERDLMVAPHGSLVAHEDGTSTGYAIFMTQERGTMFIGPGVEVYRGMVIGENSRDEDLDVNVCKEKHLSNMRASGTDEALVLTPPREMSLEFALEYIGPDELVEITPLNLRLRKRLLNADERRRAKKSGK